The proteins below are encoded in one region of Aspergillus nidulans FGSC A4 chromosome III:
- a CDS encoding uncharacterized protein (transcript_id=CADANIAT00005697), translating into MASNDRTQLDGPDHAINTGDSISAAPDSSQPVSSSTIDVSESANKTSLPAEAPKDNMAADLSNTGTADNGNAALAPSDQTNSEAIVPTSASPETEEQKVATPAPELSSDASVKEPEQSGPSLTIVLLLITGTRYPFKIDANYLRKRDISVDNYDPFSMSVYTLKELIWRAWQDDWEPRPSSPSSIRLISFGKLLDDKSPLSDSKFSRDAPNVVHMTVKPQEIVDEEDAKGGKAQYSRDREASERSPRCRCVIQ; encoded by the exons ATGGCTTCGAATGATCGCACGCAATTGGACGGTCCAGACCATGCCATAAACACTGGTGACTCGATATCCGCTGCTCCCGACTCCTCACAACCGGTTTCCAGCTCGACTATTGACGTTAGCGAAAGTGCGAACAAGACTTCATTACCGGCAGAAGCGCCGAAGGATAATATGGCGGCTGATCTGTCGAATACTGGGACCGCAGACAATGGGAACGCTGCACTCGCTCCTTCAGACCAAACTAATTCGGAGGCTATTGTTCCAACCTCTGCATCGCCTGAAACGGAGGAGCAGAAAGTAGCGACTCCGGCACCTGAGTTGTCGTCTGATGCTTCGGTTAAAGAGCCAGAACAGTCTGGGCCGTCTCTGACTATCGTCCTGCTTTTAATAACGGGCACACGATACCCATTCAAGATTGATGCGAACTATTTGCGAAAAAGGGATATCAGCGTGGATAACTATGACCCGTTTTCCATGAGCGTCTACACTTTGAAGGAGTTGATTTGGAGGGCATGGCAGGACG ATTGGGAGCCTCGGCCGTCATCTCCTAGCTCGATCCGTCTAATATCCTTTGGAAAACTCCTTGATGATAAATCTCCTCTCTCAG ATTCCAAGTTCAGCCGTGACGCACCCAACGTGGTGCACATGACTGTTAAACCCCAGGAGattgtggacgaggaggacgcCAAAGGTGGCAAGGCGCAGTATTCTCGCGAtcgagaagccagcgaaCGGAGCCCTCGGTGTCGCTGTGTCATTCAATAA
- a CDS encoding proteasome maturation protein (transcript_id=CADANIAT00005698), which translates to MSLRIAPPSSHPTQTSNTSTRHLPNTHTSRGAPSAPGVPDTLRSNITLQAPRGAPSTQPATPTSTHPLEARLLAWRQTQDALKMEGLRRTYGIAEPVRRGMELKIVRDGTFRPAVLGGNKLGNVHEDILVLGGRDTEIGWEDVFHGDDFREPPSFHDEMEKRLRMD; encoded by the exons ATG TCCCTCCGCATCGCACCACCCTCATCCCACCCCACTCAAACATCCAATACCTCAACCCGGCACCTTCCCAACACCCATACCTCAAGAGGCGCTCCTTCCGCCCCTGGAGTCCCCGACACCCTCCGCTCAAACATTActctccaagctcctcgcGGCGCTCCATCCACTCAACCGGCCACACCAACCTCCACACATCCTTTAGAAGCCCGCCTACTTGCGTGGCGCCAGACCCAAGATgcactgaagatggagggtcTCCGCCGCACGTACGGTATCGCGGAGCCCGTGCGCCGTGGCATGGAGCTGAAGATTGTTCGCGATGGGACGTTCAGACCTGCTGTGCTGGGCGGTAATAAACTGGGAAATGTCCATGAAGACATCTTGGTCCTTGGGGGAAGGGATACAGAGATCGGATGGGAGGATGTTTTCCATG GAGACGACTTCAGGGAGCCACCTTCCTTCCAcgacgagatggagaagcgGCTGCGGATGGACTAG
- a CDS encoding mitochondrial 37S ribosomal protein uS12m (transcript_id=CADANIAT00005699) has translation MKGVCMKTGITKPKKPNSGERKTARVRLSSGKVVTAYIPGEGHNVQQHSVVLVRGGRAPDCPGVKYHLVRGAMDLGGVASRVTSRSKYGTKKPKKD, from the exons ATGAAGGGCGTGTGCATGAAGACGGGTATCACGAAACCGAAGAAACCTAACTCCGGTGAGCGTAAGACGGCCAGAGTCAGGCTTAGTAGTGGGAAGGTTGTTACGGCTTATATCCCTGGTGAAG GTCATAATGTCCAGCAGCACAGTGTTGTGCTTGTTCGCGGTGGCAGAGCGCCGGATTGTCCTGGTGTGAAGTACCATTTGGTCCGAGGAGCTATGGATCTG GGCGGTGTTGCTAGTCGAGTTACCAGCAGGTCAAAGTATGGTaccaagaagcccaagaaggatTAG
- a CDS encoding DUF1479 domain-containing protein (transcript_id=CADANIAT00005700), with translation MSVPKLITRSTARAASTSTSAQLTKAAGDISSVFPSLRPDYKPEPLPPRFKDLKERIFRRNGDALKKSWERLLPSLEEEVDKIKAKKSGIIPIVDYSDVVSGDVSPALLAEIRHRGSVVIRNVVPRKEARAWKERIEDYVAANQDKVKAFPPDSPAVFELYWTPSQAEARAHSNVLDTQRFLQRLWHSTDPNTRISTRYPLSYADRLRIRQPGDSKFTLGPHIDGGSLERWEDPEYSRVYAKILEGKWEEYDPWDAKHRIAANMDLYNGAGACSMLRFFQGWLSMSKTAPGEGSLHVCPMLVHSTAYTMLRPFFDSQTLQPAMDATFPGSVPGACQEYNPITHPHLELETTMVSVPEVEPGDYVAWHCDSLHSVDKEHRGKGDSSVLYIPATPMCDMNVDYLLKQRKAALAYSPPWDFPGAGGPGELGFKGALDWNSISAEGQRAMGLGQQRWDITDDMTEGERQAVERANKACFA, from the exons ATGTCAGTCCCAAAACTTATCACCAGGTCAACCGCCCGCGCGGCATCCACATCAACATCCGCCCAACTTACCAAGGCAGCGGGTGATATCTCCAGTGTCTTTCCCAGCTTGAGGCCGGACTATAAACCGGAGCCGTTGCCACCGCGGTTTAAAGATCTAAAGGAGCGAATATTTCGCAGAAACGGGGatgctttgaagaagagctgggaAAGGCTTTTGCCCAgtctggaagaggaggtggaCAAGATTAAGGCGAAAAAGAGCGGA ATCATCCCTATCGTGGATTACTCTGACGTTGTTTCCGGTGATGTGTCTCCGGCGCTCCTGGCGGAGATCCGTCATCGCGGATCTGTCGTTATCAGAAATGTGGTGCCGCGGAAAGAAGCAcgggcttggaaggagagaaTAGAGGATTACGTCGCAGCCAATCAGGATAAAGTCAAGGCATTTCCCCCAGACTCACCGGCGGTGTTTGAGCTGTATTGGACGCCGTCGCAAGCAGAAGCTCGAGCCCACTCCAACGTGCTAGATACACAGCGTTTCCTGCAGCGCCTATGGCATTCGACAGACCCCAACACACGAATCTCGACGCGGTACCCTCTTTCATACGCTGACAGATTGCGTATCCGACAGCCCGGCGACAGCAAGTTCACTCTAGGACCTCACATTGATGGAGGCTCATTGGAGCGTTGGGAGGACCCCGAGTACTCCAGGGTATACGCCAAAATCCTGGAAGGCAAGTGGGAAGAATACGACCCATGGGACGCAAAGCACCGTATCGCCGCAAATATGGATTTGTACAACGGTGCGGGCGCCTGCTCTATGCTGAGATTTTTCCAGGGCTGGCTGTCCATGTCCAAGACAGCCCCAGGCGAAGGCTCGCTACATGTCTGCCCCATGCTTGTGCACAGTACTGCGTACACTATGCTCAGACCATTCTTTGACAGTCAGACACTACAGCCAGCGATGGACGCTACCTTCCCGGGGTCGGTGCCTGGTGCGTGCCAGGAGTACAACCCTATTACACATCCGCATCTCGAGCTGGAGACAACGATGGTGTCCGTCCCTGAGGTAGAACCTGGTGACTATGTTGCCTGGCATTGTGATTCTCTGCACTCAGTCGACAAGGAGCATCGGGGTAAGGGTGACTCGAGCGTTCTCTATATCCCAGCAACCCCAATGTGCGATATGAACGTCGATTACCTGCTCAAGCAGCGAAAAGCGGCGCTCGCTTACTCCCCGCCATGGGACTTCCCAGGGGCCGGCGGGCCAGGCGAACTTGGATTCAAGGGAGCGTTGGACTGGAATTCGATTAGTGCTGAGGGACAGCGAGCCATGGGCTTGGGACAGCAGCGGTGGGATATCACCGACGACATGACTGAAGGAGAGAgacaggctgttgagagggcAAATAAGGCGTGCTTCGCTTAA